One Castanea sativa cultivar Marrone di Chiusa Pesio chromosome 4, ASM4071231v1 DNA window includes the following coding sequences:
- the LOC142632499 gene encoding uncharacterized protein LOC142632499, translating into MLQGICQAHIIYVLTEYPLQLLLKRSDFMGIIAKWGTRLGSFDIRYRPRSSVKGQVLADFVVEFSPRREMEIICHVEVQPLKVFMDGAYNALWAGTGIVIITLEGIKPEYSFRLGFRASNNEAEYETLLARLRAALNLGARDVEVYSDSQLVINQVQGNFEAKDVRMMEYLKLVKHTINQFQKVKVVEITKRQNRHADSLAMLASSLIEEVPQLIKEEVVAEPSIDAKTNVSMITKPEPC; encoded by the coding sequence ATGCTACAAGGAATTTGTCAGGCTCATATCATCTATGTATTAACCGAGTATCCCTTGCAGTTGTTGTTGAAGAGATCTGATTTCATGGGCATAATAGCCAAGTGGGGTACTCGGCTGGGCTCTTTTGACATTAGGTACAGACCGAGGAGTTCGGTGAAAGGTCAGGTTCTCGCTGATTTCGTTGTAGAGTTTTCCCCAAGAAGGGAGATGGAGATAATTTGCCATGTGGAGGTCCAACCGTTGAAGGTATTCATGGACGGTGCGTATAACGCACTATGGGCTGGGACTGGAATTGTCATCATCACCCTAGAAGGGATAAAGCCGGAGTATTCTTTTAGATTAGGTTTTAGGGCTTCCAACaacgaagctgagtatgaaACCCTACTTGCCAGATTGAGAGCTGCCCTGAACTTAGGAGCCCGGGATGTGGAAGTTTACTCGGATTCTCAGCTAGTGATCAATCAAGTGCAGGGCAACTTTGAGGCCAAAGACGTACGGATGATGGAGTACTTAAAATTGGTAAAGCATACTATAAACCAATTCCAGAAGGTGAAGGTGGTTGAAATAACCAAAAGGCAAAATCGACATGCCGACTCACTGGCAATGTTGGCATCTTCTCTGATCGAGGAGGTACCCCAACTGATCAAGGAAGAGGTGGTGGCAGAGCCGAGTATTGATGCGAAGACAAATGTTTCAATGATAACAAAGCCTGAGCCATGTTAG